The DNA segment CGTCGTCTACGTCCATCGTGTAATTTCCGCCGATAGGCAGAATGGCATAATCCAGGTTATAAAGTTCTGCAAGGAGTTTCATTTCGATCGTTAATGAGGTATCTCCTGCGAAGTAAATGGACTTTCCGGCAGTTTCCAGAACGAAGCCAGCAGGATTTCCTCCATAGCTTCCATCCGGCATAGAGCTGGAATGGGCCGCCCAAACCATTCTTAGTTTCCCGAAGTCGAACTTCTGAGGGCCATAATTCATGGAGTGCACATTGGTTACACCTTGTGTTTCTGCCCAATGAACAACCTCTGGCATGGCGATTACCAATGCGTTGGTTTGTTTTGCGATCGTTACCAGATCGGCAACATGATCACCATGACCATGGCTTACCAGGATATAATCGGCCTCAATGGTACTGATGTCGATATGTTTGGCAAGTGTATTTGGAGTGATAAAAGGATCGAAAAGAAACTTTTTGCCATCTGCTTCCAGCAGGAAGCAGGATTGTCCATAATAGGTATACTTCATGATGATGAGAATTAAGATTTAAAACTATTGACCGAACATTCCGCCAAGGCCACCTAGCATGTCTTTTGTTGCAGCCTGCATTTCTGTTGCAGAAACGATATCTGCCTGAGCAAGGGCCTTGTTGATGGCAGTAAGCAGGAGTTCTTCCACTTCTTCTTTGTCGGCTTGTTTGTAGAATTCTTCTTCAATCTCAATAGCAGTAATGGCTTTGTTTGCAGTAGCAGTAACGCGGATTGCACCACCTTCTACTTCAGCAAATACGGATACTGTATCTAATCTCTTTTTTATTTCATCGGCCTTTTGTTGTGCGGCCATTAATTTATCGAACATAATTTGTCTTTGTTACTTGTTATAAGATTAAACGAAATTAAGGCAAATTGGTTTAAAGAAATAAAATTGTTAAAAGATTTATACTTAAAAAGCCATATCCCGAAGGACATGGCTTTGCTCATAAGCAGGTGAAAATGAATTATAGTCCTAAGCCGACAGTCATTGCGGTAGTTGTTTTGGAAAAATCTCCAATAGCAGTGGCAACGCCGGTATTTAGGTTAATGGTGTATATTTTATGGAGGCCCCCAACGGTAAGGATTGCGTAGGCGGTTCCTGAAGCGCTTCCAATGTCAAAACCGTTTGTGCTTTCAGCATTTACACCCAGGCTTCCGACTTCCACTAAAGTGCCGTCATTTGGAGGCATTTGTTTGTAGAGCTTATCTGTTGCATGGTCGATGTCGAATAGGACCGTTTCTGTAGCGCCCTTAAAATTATTCGTGTAGGCTGCGGCACTTATAGCAGGGCTTCCTGGTTTCAGAATTCCATCTACAGCTACTACAGCGCCTGTTTCTGGATGCAGTCTAAGGTTCTGGCCGGTATTGCTGACGATGCGGATGCGGTCTACGGTAGGGTTGAAATCAAATCCAAAGCTACTGCCCAGAAGGGCTGTGGTTAACGTTCCGGCGCCAACTGATGTCAGGGCTCCTGTTGCTGCGTTGATCGTATATAAGCGACTTAGGCTTCCCAAGGCATAAATTTGTCCGTTTGCAGGTCTGAAGTCGATTCCTACTATACTTTCTGATGCAGCCAGACCAGTAATTGGTTTAGTTACTACAGTGGCTGGGCTCATGGGGTTAAAGATTAAAAAGTTGTTGGCGTTGTCTACAGCGTAAGCTACCGGATCTGTAGGGATGGCAATTCCTTCAATTGGGGTCGATATTGGGAATTTTCCTGTCAGGGTTGCTTTTCCTGTTTCCAGACTGATGGTATAAATGTTGGAAAGGCCATTTGTTGTCCCTGCGGCAAGGGCTTTGGTGTTGTCCGGAGAGATGTCGAAGCTGCTGCTGCTGCCGATTTCTACACCAAGACTGCCAATCTCGATTAGTTTTCCGTCGTTTGGAGGATCCTGTTTATATAGCTTTTTTGTGCTGATGTCAATATCGAAGAGGGTTGTTGATGATGCACCAGCTTTACTATTGGTATAAGCGGCGCCAGATACTACTGCATTGCTTACTCCATTGATGTTTCCATCAGTAGCCACTACTGCACCTGTTTCCGGATGTATTCTTAAATTTTGTCCGGTATTGGTAATTAACCTGATCCGATCTACAGTTGGGTTAAAGTCTATGCTCGCTGTCGTACCGGCAAGTGTCGGACTGAATCCAGTTCCAATTGCTCTCGCAGCACCATTTAACCGGATAACATATAGTTTGCTGGCATTGCTGACCCCATATAGTTCTCCTGTGGCAGGACGAAAATCAATACTTAATATTTTTTCAGTTCCCGGTAATCCGGAGATGGAGACAGAAGAAATGGATTTACTGACATCCTTGGCGTTGAACTTTAAAAGAGTATTATTGGATAAAGCATAGAACTCCAGATCGGGGCCAGATAAAGGAACTTCCGGGTCCGGGTTATTATTTCTGTCTTTTTTACAGGAGCTGATGATAGTGCTGAGCAGGAGGAGGACCAAAAGAAGTTTCGGCAAGCGGGATCCCCGTAAGTCAAGGTTTTTCATAGGTAGGCGTTTTAGTTAGGAATTACCTTGACTTACGAAATCTTTTACTGTCTGGTTTTTCTGGGTTTCGCCCTTTCGTATTGTTCAGGCCAGAGAATGTCTTCTTCCAGTTCCTGTGCAGCGTGTAAGGGAAAATAAGGGTCTCTAAGCAGTTCTCTGGCCAGAAAAATGAGGTCTGCCTGTTGCTTTTGCAGGATTTCTTCCGCCTGTTGTGCTTCTGTAATCAGGCCGACCGCTCCCGTGAGGACACCTGTCTCCTGTTTTATCGATGCCGCAAAAGGAACCTGGTAACCCGCAGATACCGGGATTTGCTGCTGAACAGCCAGTCCGCCGGAGGAGCAGTCAATCAGGTCAACACCTTTTTCCTTCAGGATTTTTGAAAGGAGAATGGAATCCATGGGTGTCCATCCGCCTTCTGCCCAGTCGGTGGCGGAGATGCGGACAAATAATGGCTGGTCGGCAGGCCATACTTGCTGAACATTTTCGATGACTTCCAGGAGGAGGCGGATCCTGTTTTCAAAAGATCCTCCATATAGATCATTTCTTTGATTGCTTAAAGGAGAAAGAAATTGATGGATCAGGTACCCATGGGCCGCATGAATTTCTATCACCTGATATCCGGCTTTCCAGGCTCTTTTTGCGGCAGCTTTAAAATCTGATTTGACTTTTTCTATACCAGAGCCGTCCAGGGCAAAAGGTGCTTCATCACCTTCATGAAAGGGGATCGGACTGGGAGCGAAGGATTTATAGCCGCCTTCTTTTTCTGGATTTTGGCGGCCGCCTTTCCAGGGCGCAAGGAAACTGGCTTTTCTTCCGGCATGTGCCAACTGTATCCCTGCAACAGCACCATTTGCCTGTATAAAAGTGGTGATTCTTTGGAGCATAGGAATGTGGTCGTCTGTCCAGATCCCGAGATCTTCGGTCGTAATTCTGCCTTCAGGTGATATGGCACTTGCTTCCTGGATCACCAGGCCGGCACCACCTATGGCCCTGCTTCCCAGGTGAACCAGATGCCAGTCGGTCGCAAACCCTTCTTCGGCAGAGTACTGGCACATCGGGGAGACCACAATTCTATTTTTTAAGCGGACGTTTTTGATTTGTATTGGGGAGAATAAGAGGGACATGGTTGTTTTTTATAGAAAAACAACGGTTTGGTGGATTTGTTTCTCCGGCCTTATTTCATGAGGCCCTTATAGAAATCGAGAAACAAGCTGAAAAGGTCTTTATATTCGGTGAAGGGCAGGGTTTTAGCGAGGTCATTAACATCATGATAGGCACTGATTCCCCCCTGGGTATAAATGAAGAATGCCGGAACTCCTTTTTCTGTGAAAAAATAATGATCGCTGTTGGCTGCTTTGCCTCTTGGGTTTATTTTAACAAGGTATTTATTGCTGTCGTTGAGCTGTTGGAGCAACGTGAATTCTTTGGGATGAATACTGGCATTGACAACGGTTATGCCCGTTTCTCCGGTACCTACCATATCCACATTGGTCAGGAATTTGATTTTTCCGAGATCAAGCAGTGGGTGTTCCGTGAAATATTTTGATCCTGCAAGGCCATTCTCCTCTCCGGCAAAGCAAATAAAGGCAATGCTGTAAGGTTGAGGATGCCGGGCATAATGCTGAGCCAGGGTCATTAAAAAGGAGATGCCACTGGCATTGTCGTTGGCTCCGGGGAAGTATACCTCCGAGCCCATTCCACCGAGGTGATCGTAATGGGCGCTGAGCAGGAGGATAGAATCTGGTTTTGAGGTTCCTTTTACGATGCCACAGATATTGGCTGCCTGAAATTCCGGGTTAAATTGATTTTCTATACTTAGTTCGATGGTTTCAGGTTTGCCTGATATGGCCGTTTTGAGAACCTCTATGCCGGTATAATCTGCTTGCTCCGGAGCAACAGACCAGGTCAGCTTGTCTTTCAGAACGAGGATGATCCGTTTTTCCGGATTGATAAAAGTGATGCTGTCTTTTTGAAATAATTGCCCTTGTCCGTTCTCACCCTTGCTCTCTGGCATCACGATGAAATCTTTTCCGGGAATCAAAGCCTTTCCATTGAGGCTGAGGGACATCTTGCCGGGAAAGGTATTGGCAGGATAGCTGAAAGGTTGTTTAAACGTTTTTCCATCCATCGGGCTTAAGCCGTAAGTTTTAAATGAAGCACTGATAAAATCTGCCGCCTTACTCATTCCGTTTTTGGTATATCCCCGGCCCCACATTGTTTTTGAGGTTAGCGTATCCAGCAACGCCCTTGCCGTTTGGATGTCCTGCGATAAAGCGGATGCGCTAAGTGCCATAAAACAGATCAAGAAGTACTTTCTCATAGGAATGGAAGTGTTTTCCTCATCGGAGGATTCGTTAAATCGTAAATATATAGAATTGAAATCTGTTGATGATTAAAACAGATGGGTAAAAATCTTGTTATTGGAGGTACTTGTACACTTAAACCCTTTCTATGGATATTCGCTCAAATGAGCCGTTTTGGCTGGTTAAAAATGGATTGTTGCATACTTATCCTTCTCTTAGAGACCATCTGACCTGCGACATCCTTATTGTAGGTAGTGGAATAACAGGGGCTTTGATGGCCCATTCATTTATAGAGAAAGGTTACGATACGGTGTTGATTGATAAACGGGAAATCGCGAATGGAAGCAGTTCCGCTACGACTTCCATGTTGCAGTATGAGATCGATGTGCCCTTATATGAATTGATCGGGATGATCGGGGAGCAGGGCGCTGTTGCCAGCTATAAAGCCTGTCGGGATTCGATTGACAAGTTAAAGCAACTGGTTAAGGATATTGATTCACCATGTGGCTTTGAGCAGAAGGATTCTCTTTATTTTGCGAGCAAATCAAAAGATGTTAAATGGCTTAAAAAGGAGTTCGAAGCCCGTAAGCTTGTTGGATTTGAGGTGAAATGGCTGGAAAAAAAAGAAATTAAAGCAAAGTACGGACTGTTGACGGAGGGAGGGATCTTGTCTACAGATGGGGGCAGTGTAGATGCTTTTTGTCTGGCCCATGACCTGCTTCATTATAATGCTAAAAAGGGACTTCGTGTTTTTGATAAGACAGAATTGAAAAAAGTGAAACATGAGAAAGAGAAGGTCCTGGCGGAGACGGACACAGGTGCAGTCATCACTGCCGGAAAAATAGTCTATTGTACCGGATATGAGACGCAGGCGATGCTTCCAGAGAAGATTGTAGCCTTGAAGAGTACTTATGCGATGGTTAGTGAGAAGAATAACGCTTTACCTCCATCAATTTCAAGCACCCTGTTCTGGAATACGGATGCCCCGTATCTCTATATGAGAACGACTGCTGATGGTCGCTTGCTGGTAGGGGGAGAAGATGAAAACTTTAGGAATGCTTTGCGCAGAGATGCGTTATTGGGGCGAAAAAAGGATAAGCTGGTCAAGACCGTTAAAAAGTTTTTGCCGGAGCTCAGCTTTATCGAGGATTTCTGCTGGTGTGGTACTTTTGGAGAGACCAAAGATGGGCTGCCCTATATCGGGGCACATCCAAAGTTCCCGAATTCTTACTTTGTATTGGGTTTTGGAGGCAACGGCATCACCTTTTCTGTGATTGGAATGGACATCATTCCTGAAATGATCAAAGGGCGCCCCGGATTATTGTCTCATTATTTCAGGTTTGGCAGGTAATGTGTTGTAAATTAGCTGTTAAGATATTGCGTTTTAATTTTTTTTACGTGTTTTCTCAGGTGAAAAATTAATGAAGACTTAATATCTTGTGCCGTTATTTTTTAATGTGAAACCTATTTTTGAATTAAAATACCCAAACCATGAACAAGCAATTTTTAAGACTATCAATCGTAGCGTTAGGCATGCTTAGTTTTGCCTCCTGCAAGAACAAAGACAAAAAAACAGGAGAAACTGCAGATACTACTGCGCTGACTCAGACCACAGCACCTGCAGCAACGACTACACCTGCGCCTGTAGGGAATGAGCCTTTAAGTTATATCATTACCGCATTTCCGGATTCTGCACTTTTGGGTAAGAAAAACGAAGCGCTGGTTAAAATTCTTGAGAGTAAAGCGGTTGCACTACAGGATGCCGATGGAAAAGCCGATGGGATGGAAGTAACCATAAAGCTGACAGTAACGAATAAAAGTACGGTAGGTAAAGAGACATTTTTCTCTGTTAATTACTCTGATGCAAGGTTACAGCTGGATAACAACACTGCTGTCGCCGCGACGAATGGAAGTGGGTCTGCCAATCCTGCACCGGAAACAACCTCTGAAGCGGAGTGGACCTTTAAGGTTCCTGCGAATGCTAAACCGAAGAAACTGAGTCTCTTTCTGGACCAGACCAGGGTAGCCGTCGACCTCAAGGTCGAAGAAAAGAAATAACCGGAAAACCTGCTGTTTACACAGCAGGTTTTTTTTTGAACAATTTTTCACCAAATAATGTAAAAAAATAAAAAACATATTGCACAACTCAATATTTATTTAAACCTTTGCGGCTCAACTATTTTAAAGAATTATTAGATACAGAAAATGATCAAGCAAATCACACATAAACTTTCTATTTTAGAAGCAAAGAATATTGCTTCCGAAAGTCTGTTTATTGAACGCTTGCGACCCGTATTTTTTGTAACCACTAATCGGCAAAATTACACGCCACGGATTTGAGTAAACACTGAGCAGCAACTCAGCACATTTCCTTAGAGGATTGCCTCTTAAAAAACAATTAATCAGAACATTTATTTTTTCGTTAACCTATTAATGAATATAAACGATTTTATAGTGCAGGTTGCACTTCCTGAACATCGTGTCTTTGCAGAAGAAATCTGTGAAGAAATGGCCGAATCGGCGAAAGCACGTGGTACAGGTATCGCTAAACGCTCTCCGGAGTACGTTGCAGGTAAAATTTCCGATGGAAAGTCTGTTATAGCTTTCCATAAAGATGGAACCTGGGCAGGTTTCTGTTATATTGAAACCTGGAGTCATGGACAATTTGTGGCCAACTCTGGCCTCATTGTTAGTCCGAAGTTCCGAAAGGCGGGACTGGCACATGCCATCAAAGAAAAAATCTTCGAACTTTCCAGACAAAAATATCCAAAGGCAAAAATCTTTGGTTTGACTACAGGTCTGGCGGTGATGAAGATCAATTCTGATCTTGGCTATGAGCCGGTTACGTATTCAGAGCTTACCCAGGATGAAGATTTTTGGAAAGGTTGTCAGAGTTGTGTGAACTTTGAAATCCTGACGATGAAAGAGCGGAAAAATTGCATGTGTACGGCAATGCTGTACGATCCTGCAACACAGAAGCATGATGTCGCCAAGAAATTTGCAGAAGAACTGGAGAAGAAGCCAAAGTTGTATGAGCGTTTTATGCGCATCAAGCAAAGATTGGTGTTAAAGCCTAAGCCTTCGGGTAAGGGGGGATTAAAAACCCTGTTATTATTGTTTACATTTTTATTTAAATAGCTGTTATTTTAAGATGAAGAAAAAAGTTGTTTTAGCTTTTAGCGGAGGTTTAGATACTTCGTTTTGTTGTATTTATTTGGCCCAGGACCGTGGACTGGAAGTACATTCTGTGATCGTTAATACCGGTGGTTTTTCTGAGGAAGAGCTTCAGGAGATCGAGAAACGTGCTTATGCCTTAGGAGTAGCTTCTCATGCGGTAGTGGATGAAACTGCCAATTATTATGATGGCTGTATTAAATATCTGGTGTTTGGTAATGTATTAAAAAATGCAACCTACCCACTTTCTGTGAGTGCAGAACGTGTGAGCCAGGCAACGGCGATTGCCAATTATGTGAAGAATATTGGTGCGGATTATGTGGCACATGGAAGTACCGGTGCCGGAAACGACCAGGTACGTTTTGATATGATTTTTAACATCATCATTCCTAATGTAGAGATCATCACACCAATCAGAGATTTAAAATTATCCCGCGAAGCGGAAATAGAATATTTAGCTGCACATGGTGTAGAATATAGCGCTGAAAAAGCAAGATATTCCATCAATAAAGGTTTGTGGGGCACTTCAGTAGGAGGAAAGGAAACTTTAACTTCCAATGAAACACTGCCGGAAGAAGCATGGCCAACACAGGTATCTGTAACTGAGCCACGCAAACTTGAACTGACTTTTGAAAAAGGCGAACTGGTAGGTATCGACGGAGAGACTTTAGCTCCGGTAGCAGCCATTCAGAAATTACAAGCGATTGCTCAGCCTTACGGCATTGGAAGAGACATCCATGTTGGAGATACCATTATCGGAATTAAAGGTCGTGTAGGTTTTGAAGCAGCGGCTCCAATGGTGATTATCAAGGCTCACCATACTTTAGAAAAACATACTTTAACCAAATGGCAGCTTTCCTGGAAAGAGCAATTGGCTTCTTTCTATGGCAACTGGCTGCATGAAGGTCAGTTTCATGATCCGATCATGCGCAACATTGAATCATTTTTAGCAGATACTCAGAAAACTGTTAGCGGAAAGGTATTTGTAGAACTATTGCCTTACCGTTTCCAAATCATTGGTATTGAGTCTGCACACGACCTGATGAGCAATAAATTTGGCAGCTACGGCGAGATGAACAATGCATGGAGTGGTGAAGATGTGAAAGGTTTCTCTAAGATTTTTGGCAACCAGGTAATGATCTGGCACAAAGTGAACAGCAATGAAGATTAAAGCAGGAATCATTGGCGGTGCCGGATATACCGGTGGAGAAATGCTTCGATTGCTGGTCAACCATCCTTCGGTAGATATTGCTTTTGTACATAGCAACAGCAATACGGGCAACCTGATCTCTGATGTTCATACGGACCTTTTGGGAGATACAGACCTGCGTTTTACCGGAGAACTGTCTGATGATATTGATGTTTTGTTCTTATGCGTAGGACATGGCGATGCAAAGAAATTCTTAGCCGCCAATCCAATTGCAGCAGGTATAAAAATCATTGACCTGAGTCAGGATTTCAGACTAAAGGCAGCAGCAGGGGAAGATTGGGTATATGGCCTTCCTGAGTTGAACCGTGAACGCATCAAAACGGCAAATTTTATTGCCAACCCGGGTTGTTTTGCAACCTGCATTCAGTTGGGATTATTGCCGCTGGCCGCAAAAGGTTTGCTTAAAAACGAGGTGCACATCAATGCAACTACAGGCTCTACAGGAGCAGGTCAGAGTCTGGCCGCAACTTCTCATTTCAGCTGGCGCAACAACAACCTTTCTGTATATAAGGCTTTTGAACATCAGCACCTGAATGAGATTGGAGAAACTTTACTGCAACTGGATGCGAACTTTGATGAGGTCCTGAATTTTATCCCACAACGTGGAGATTTTACCAGAGGGATTCTTGCTGCAATGTATGTGGAAAGCGATCTGACTGCTGAAGAGGCACAGACCTTATACGAGGAGTATTATGCAGCACATCCTTTTACTCATGTGAGTAAAAAGAATATAGATTTGAAACAGGTGGTTAACACGAATAAAGGATTGGTTCACGTTGAAAAACATGGCAATAAACTTTTTGTAGTGAGCATCATTGATAATTTGTTAAAAGGGGCAAGCGGACAAGCGGTACAAAACATGAACCTGATTTTTGGACTGGAAGAGCGGCAAGGTCTGGCGCTTAAAGCAGCAGGATTTTAATCTACTGCTGTCCCGACAATGTTCGGAAACCGTTTTTAACCTTTTAATCAACAATTCAATCTCTAAAAAAATGAACTTATTCGACGTATATCCGTTAAACAATATAGAAATCGTTAAAGCTGCCGGCAGTACCGTTTGGGATGCTGAAGGTCAGGAATATTTGGACCTGTATGGTGGTCATGCTGTGATTTCAATCGGTCATACACATCCTCACTACGTGAAACGTGTAACCGATCAATTGAATAAAGTGGGCTTTTATTCTAACTCTGTGAAAATTCCTTTGCAGGTAGAACTGGCCGAAAAATTGGGTAAAGTATCCGGCAAAGCGGAATATCAGTTGTTCCTGTGTAATTCAGGCGCTGAGGCCAATGAAAATGCGCTAAAACTGGCTTCTTTCTATAATGGAAGGAAAAAAGTGATCGCTTTCAAAGGTGCTTTCCATGGCAGGACTTCTCTGGCCGTTTCTGCCACAGATAACCCTAAAATTATTGCTCCGGTTAATGAGACCGACAACATTGTCTTTCTTCCTCATAATGACGAAGCTGCGTTAGAACAGGCTTTTGCTTCCTTCGGAAATGAAGTGACGGCAGTAATTATTGAAGGAATTCAAGGTGTGGGTGGAATCAAAGAAGCCTCTGTTTCTTTCCTTCAGAAAATCCGCTCCCTTTGTGATCAGTACAATGCGCTTTACATTGCCGACAGTGTGCAGTGTGGTTATGGAAGAACAGGTAAGTTCTATTCTCATGACGAAGCGGGTGTTGATGCAGATGTTTATACCATGGCCAAAGGAATGGGAAATGGTTTTCCGGTAGCAGGAATCTCGATCGCTCCTAAGTTTAAACCATGGCATGGCATGTTGGGTACCACTTTTGGTGGAAATCACCTGGCTTGTGCAGCTGCATTGGCAGTATTGGAAATTATGGACCAGGATCAGCTGATGAAAAATGCAGCAGAAATTGGTACTTACCTGATCACTGAGCTGAAGAAAATTGAAGGGGTAACAGAAGTGAGAGGACGTGGCTTAATGATTGGTATTGAACTTCCTGAAAGCTTGTCGACCGTAAAGAAAGACCTGCTTTTTAAACACCATATCTTTACAGGAGAGGCTAAGCCGAATGTAATCAGACTTTTGCCAGCTTTAAATTTAAGCAAAGACCAGGCAGATCAATTTTTAAATCAGTTTAAAATTGCGCTAAATCAAAGATGAAACAGTTCACTTCAGTAAATGATGTTGAAGACATCAGCCAATTGGTAGCCGCCGCATTGGCCTTAAAAGAAAGCCCCTATGCACATCAAGATCTGGGTAAGAACAAAACCCTGGGTTTGGTTTTCCTTAATCCTAGTTTACGCACCCGTCTGAGCACCCAAAAAGCAGCATTGAATTTGGGAATGAATGTGATGGTGATGAACATGGACAAAGAAGGCTGGGCACTGGAAACTCAGGACGGTGTGGTCATGAACGGCACTACGGTAGAGCATATCCGCGAAGCTGCAGCCGTGATGGGACAGTATTGTGATGTATTGGGCTTACGTTCTTTCCCTAAGCTGATCAGCAGGGATGAGGATTATAACGAAGATTTCTTTAATAAGTTCATCCAGTATTGTGGCGTTCCTGTGGTCAGTCTGGAAAGCGCAACACGCCACCCTTTGCAAAGTCTGGCGGATTTGGTGACGATAAAAGAAACCTGGAAAGGGGCTGCAAAACCTAAGGTCGTATTGGCCTGGGCACCGCATATTAAAGCATTACCACAAGCAGTACCCAATTCCTTTTCTGAATGGATGTGCAGGGCACAGGCAGAAGGAATACTTGATTTTACCATTGTACAACCTAAGGGCTATGAGCTGAACGAAGATTTTACCCCGGGAGCCAACATCAGTCATAATATCGATGAAGCGTTGAAAGATGCGGATTACATCTATGTGAAAAACTGGTCCAGCTATAAGGAGTATGGAAAAGTACTCACTTATCCTGAAGGTTGGATGTTGACCAACGAACGGCTAAAGGCAACGAATGATGCGAAAGTAATGCATTGTCTGCCAGTTAGGCGCGACCTGGAGTTGTCATCAGAAGTCCTCGACGGACCAAACTCACTGGTGATACAGGAAGCGGGAAATCGGTTATGGGCTGCGCAGGCAGTGCTGAAAGAAGTACTGGAGAATTTATAAATTACAGGATGCCGGATTAAAACCAGCATCCTTTTTTGTTATACCTGAAGTTCCTGATTGAACTTTTTGAAGAAATTTAGAAAATGAAGAGATTAAGTGTAATTAAAATCGGCGGTAATGTAATTGACAATTCAGAGAAACTACATCAGTTTTTGCTGGATTTTAAGGCCCTTCCGGGAGATAAGATTTTAATTCACGGCGGTGGAAAGATTGCGACAGAAATTGGCGTTTCTCTTGGAGTTGAAGCTAAAATGGTGGATGGACGCCGGATTACTGATATTGAAACCCTGAGAATCGTCACGATGGTTTACGCCGGTTTGATCAACAAAAATATGGTCGCTCAGTTACAGGCAAAAGGCTGTAATGCGATTGGTTTGACTGGTGCCGACGGGAACATCATTAAAGCGGTTAAACGCCCCGTAAAGGAGATTGACTACGGTTTTGTAGGTGACCTGGATGAGGCCTCGGTTTCTTCAACTACGTTAGACAGTTTGCTCCTTGCGGGATTGACACCCGTTTTGTGTGCGATTACCCACGACGGCGATAGTCAGCTTTTAAATACCAATGCAGATACCATTGCTTCTGCAGTGGCAGTCGCCATGTCTTCCTTATATGAGACTGTACTGGTCTACTGCTTTGAGAAAAGAGGAGTCATGAGGGATGTGGAAGATGACAATTCTCTTGTTCCTGAAATCCGGATGACGGAATTTGAAGGACTAAAGCAGGAGGGAGTAGTTTCAGGAGGAATGATCCCTAAATTACACAATGCCTTTGAGGCGATAAAGAGCGGCGTTTCTGCCGTATATATTGGTAAAGCAGATGAACTGCCACAAATTAATGAGCAGGGTTTTGGAACAAGACTC comes from the Pedobacter sp. FW305-3-2-15-E-R2A2 genome and includes:
- a CDS encoding metal-dependent hydrolase; the encoded protein is MKYTYYGQSCFLLEADGKKFLFDPFITPNTLAKHIDISTIEADYILVSHGHGDHVADLVTIAKQTNALVIAMPEVVHWAETQGVTNVHSMNYGPQKFDFGKLRMVWAAHSSSMPDGSYGGNPAGFVLETAGKSIYFAGDTSLTIEMKLLAELYNLDYAILPIGGNYTMDVDDALIATKYFDCDKVIGVHYNTFPVIEIDTKEAIAKFQRENKILLLPAIGATIDL
- a CDS encoding YbaB/EbfC family nucleoid-associated protein; translation: MFDKLMAAQQKADEIKKRLDTVSVFAEVEGGAIRVTATANKAITAIEIEEEFYKQADKEEVEELLLTAINKALAQADIVSATEMQAATKDMLGGLGGMFGQ
- a CDS encoding DUF4394 domain-containing protein, with product MKNLDLRGSRLPKLLLVLLLLSTIISSCKKDRNNNPDPEVPLSGPDLEFYALSNNTLLKFNAKDVSKSISSVSISGLPGTEKILSIDFRPATGELYGVSNASKLYVIRLNGAARAIGTGFSPTLAGTTASIDFNPTVDRIRLITNTGQNLRIHPETGAVVATDGNINGVSNAVVSGAAYTNSKAGASSTTLFDIDISTKKLYKQDPPNDGKLIEIGSLGVEIGSSSSFDISPDNTKALAAGTTNGLSNIYTISLETGKATLTGKFPISTPIEGIAIPTDPVAYAVDNANNFLIFNPMSPATVVTKPITGLAASESIVGIDFRPANGQIYALGSLSRLYTINAATGALTSVGAGTLTTALLGSSFGFDFNPTVDRIRIVSNTGQNLRLHPETGAVVAVDGILKPGSPAISAAAYTNNFKGATETVLFDIDHATDKLYKQMPPNDGTLVEVGSLGVNAESTNGFDIGSASGTAYAILTVGGLHKIYTINLNTGVATAIGDFSKTTTAMTVGLGL
- the namA gene encoding NADPH dehydrogenase NamA, with amino-acid sequence MSLLFSPIQIKNVRLKNRIVVSPMCQYSAEEGFATDWHLVHLGSRAIGGAGLVIQEASAISPEGRITTEDLGIWTDDHIPMLQRITTFIQANGAVAGIQLAHAGRKASFLAPWKGGRQNPEKEGGYKSFAPSPIPFHEGDEAPFALDGSGIEKVKSDFKAAAKRAWKAGYQVIEIHAAHGYLIHQFLSPLSNQRNDLYGGSFENRIRLLLEVIENVQQVWPADQPLFVRISATDWAEGGWTPMDSILLSKILKEKGVDLIDCSSGGLAVQQQIPVSAGYQVPFAASIKQETGVLTGAVGLITEAQQAEEILQKQQADLIFLARELLRDPYFPLHAAQELEEDILWPEQYERAKPRKTRQ
- a CDS encoding M28 family peptidase; translated protein: MRKYFLICFMALSASALSQDIQTARALLDTLTSKTMWGRGYTKNGMSKAADFISASFKTYGLSPMDGKTFKQPFSYPANTFPGKMSLSLNGKALIPGKDFIVMPESKGENGQGQLFQKDSITFINPEKRIILVLKDKLTWSVAPEQADYTGIEVLKTAISGKPETIELSIENQFNPEFQAANICGIVKGTSKPDSILLLSAHYDHLGGMGSEVYFPGANDNASGISFLMTLAQHYARHPQPYSIAFICFAGEENGLAGSKYFTEHPLLDLGKIKFLTNVDMVGTGETGITVVNASIHPKEFTLLQQLNDSNKYLVKINPRGKAANSDHYFFTEKGVPAFFIYTQGGISAYHDVNDLAKTLPFTEYKDLFSLFLDFYKGLMK
- a CDS encoding FAD-dependent oxidoreductase — protein: MDIRSNEPFWLVKNGLLHTYPSLRDHLTCDILIVGSGITGALMAHSFIEKGYDTVLIDKREIANGSSSATTSMLQYEIDVPLYELIGMIGEQGAVASYKACRDSIDKLKQLVKDIDSPCGFEQKDSLYFASKSKDVKWLKKEFEARKLVGFEVKWLEKKEIKAKYGLLTEGGILSTDGGSVDAFCLAHDLLHYNAKKGLRVFDKTELKKVKHEKEKVLAETDTGAVITAGKIVYCTGYETQAMLPEKIVALKSTYAMVSEKNNALPPSISSTLFWNTDAPYLYMRTTADGRLLVGGEDENFRNALRRDALLGRKKDKLVKTVKKFLPELSFIEDFCWCGTFGETKDGLPYIGAHPKFPNSYFVLGFGGNGITFSVIGMDIIPEMIKGRPGLLSHYFRFGR
- a CDS encoding N-acetyltransferase, whose product is MNINDFIVQVALPEHRVFAEEICEEMAESAKARGTGIAKRSPEYVAGKISDGKSVIAFHKDGTWAGFCYIETWSHGQFVANSGLIVSPKFRKAGLAHAIKEKIFELSRQKYPKAKIFGLTTGLAVMKINSDLGYEPVTYSELTQDEDFWKGCQSCVNFEILTMKERKNCMCTAMLYDPATQKHDVAKKFAEELEKKPKLYERFMRIKQRLVLKPKPSGKGGLKTLLLLFTFLFK